Within the bacterium genome, the region ATGATCGACTATTACAGGCATCTTTTGGGTCATTTTCCGCTCGTCTCCATCGAGGACGGGCTTGCTGAGAACGACTGGTCTGGCTGGGAAAAGCTGCGAACTGAGCTCGGCGACTCTGTTCAGCTTGTCGGTGATGATATATTCGTTACCAATCCCACGATAATCGCCCGGGGAATAAAAGAAAAAATAGCTAATGCCGCACTTATAAAGTTAAATCAGATAGGCACAGTGACCAAAACCCTTGATGCAGTGGAGCTCGCTCACAGAGCCGGCTGGAATACTGTTATCTCCCACAGAAGCGGTGAAACCTGCGACGACTTTATAGCCGACCTTGCGGTAGCAGTGAACTCGGGTCAAATAAAAGCGGGTGCACCATGTCGCGCAGAAAGAGTGGCGAAATACAACAGGTTGCTCGTTATCGAGGAAGAATTAGGAGAAACTGCACATTTCCCGAGTATATCGGAACTCTACCCATGGCTCGGATAGAAAATTTTTGCGATTATAAAAACTTTAAAATTTTTTGTAAAAAATACTTGCCAAATTTTTGCGTTAATACTTATTAGGGGCTTATGGAGGAGGCGAAAATGAGCGACCAACTAATAAGAAAAGTGGAAAAGATGTATATGCGGGACGACCTGCCCGATTTTAAACCCGGCGACACCGTAAAGGTTTACTATAAAATAGTCGAGGGCGATAAGGTTCGAGTGCAGTTCTTCCAGGGAATAGTAATAGCCAAAGATGGCTCAGGCACAAACCAGACATTCACTGTGAGGAAAATAGCCTCAGGTGGTATAGGCGTCGAGCAAATATTCCCGCTCCACTCACCCTCCATAACGAACATTGAAGTAGTAAGAAGAGGTAAAGTGCGTCGGGCGAAACTATATTACCTGCGCGAGAAGGTCGGTAAAGCCGCAAAAGTAAAGGAATTACGCGTAACTAAAAAGGATAAAGAGAAAAACAAGCAAGCTCAGCCAGAACAATCTTAGTTTGCCCAGCAGTTAAAGCCATAACTTTCTGATAGTTGCATTGCCCGACTTATTGGTCGGGTTTTTTATTGTCACGATTAATGATATCGCAAAAGGCAGTAAAAATTTTAAATTTAACTTGACATTTTTAGATAAATCCTTTTAATATTTAAAAGGATGAATTAACATTTTAAAAACCATGAGCAAAGAATTAAAAAACTGCCCGATATGTGGCTCAAAACTAATGGTAACGGAATATCAATGCCCGTCATGCGGAACAAAAATATCAGGCGAATTTTACCCCGAAGAAAGCGCTATAAAGCTTAGCGACGAACAAATGGAAATCCTTAAAATATTCGTTGCAAGCTATGGCAATATTGGTGAGGTAGCACGCTATCTTGGAGTTAGCCGCCCAACAGCGAAAGCGAGAATAAGGCAGATAGGCGAGGCTCTCGGGGCAGAACCATACGAGGTAGAGAGAGTATCGATAAAAGATGTTCTCGATGCGCTTGAGAGAGGCGAAATATCGGTAGATGAAGCTGTGGATAGAATAAAAGGTTCTGGGTAAAAAAAGTCGTTTAAAGCAAAAAATAGGAGGGCATGTTAATGAGCGAAGCAAAGAGAATCCTCGAGATGCTCGAGGACAAAAAAATCACGGTTGAGGAAGCGGAAAGGCTTCTATCGGCTCTCGGCGAATCGGAGAAAAAGGAGAAAGCTAAAAAAGCTCACTGGTTTAAGGTGCGAGTGTTCGAGGGCAACCAGCAAAAACCAAAGGTAAAAATAGACCTCCCACTTGGGCTGGTAAAAGTCTTGGCAAAAATGGGGATGAAATTCTCGGGGAAAATTCCCAAATCGGTAACTGAGAAACTTCAGGAAAAGGGAATCAACATCGACTTAGAAAACCTTGATTCGCTTGACATCGACGAGCTAATAAAGGAAATTTCAAGCTACGGTCCGCTCCATATAGTTGATATCGAGGACGAAGAAAACAAGGTTGAAGTAATAATAGAATAACATGCGCGCAGGAATAGGATTCGATATTCACAGGCTGGTGGAGGGAAGAAAGCTTATTCTCGGTGGAATAGAAGTCCCATACCACAAGGGGCTATTGGGACATTCTGACGGTGATGTGGTTATCCATGCGATAATTGACGCCGTGCTCGGTGCTGCAGCATTGGGAGACATAGGAACGCATTTTCCCGACACCTCAGATGAGTTTGAGGGAATAAGCTCGATAAAACTTTTGAGGTCAACGATAAGAATGCTTGAGGACAAGGGTTTAGGGGTCAAAAATGTTGATGTGACTGTAATAGCTGAGGAGCCGAAACTGTTGCCCTACATTCCTGACATGCGGGAAGTGCTCGCAAAAGAGCTCGGGATAGAAAAGGATAGAGTCTCCATAAAAGCAAAAACCAGCGAGGGGCTTGGCGTGATTGGCGAGAGAAACGCTATAGCATGCCTCGCAATAGCACTCGTCTCTTGAATAAGCGACGCAGCTCCACAGTGTCCTCGCAATATGAGGTCCATTTTATCCCGCAATAACGCGTTTTAAAACTTTTCCCTTGAAAAGGCGGTTACCCATACTTAATTGTGATTAAAATGGCTACGAACGAGAAAAAAGAACTTTTTGGAATACCGCCCGATGAGCTTGGGCATTTTTTCGAGTCCATAGGCGAGAAACGCTTTCGTGCAAAGCAAATATGCAAGTGGATTTATTCCCACGATGTTTTCGACCCTATGGCTATGACCGACCTTCCCATGGCATTGAGAGACTGGCTGTCGGAAAACGCTAAGTTCACACTACCCGAGGTCGTGGAACTGGCTAAATCCGAGGACGGTGCCGTGAAATTCCTGCTCAAACTCTCAGATGGCGAACTCGTTGAAACCGTTTATATACCGAATCCTGAACAAAAAAGGCATACCGTATGCATCTCCTCGCAGATAGGCTGTAAGTTCGGGTGCAGGTTCTGCGCCACAGGCATGATGGGTTTCAGGCGAAATTTGTCATCAACCGAGATAGTAGGACAACTTTACATCGCGAGAAATTACATCCGAGATACAGGCAACCAGCTTACAAATGTGGTCTTTATGGGAATGGGAGAACCTCTCGATAATTTGGATGAGGTTCTAAGAGCAATAAAGGTAATGCTTTCTGATGTGGGATTTGGACTTGGTCATAGAAGAGTCCTGATTTCAACCATAGGAATACCCGACGGTATCGAGAAAATTATTGAAAGCGGACTTAAACCCAAACTCGCCATATCTCTTAACGCTCCTGATGACCAGCTAAGAGCCAAGCTGATGCCCGCGACGAAAAAATATCCGATAAGCTCGTGGCTCCCGCTCGTGCCGAAATATGCCGAATATTCCCGCCGGTGGGTAACATTCGAATATGTTATGTTTGATGGCATCAATGACTCCTTGGTTCACGCCAATGAACTTGTAAAGCTAATAAAAGGACTCCCAGCAAAGGTAAACCTGATTCCGTATAACGAGGTCGATGGAGTTGATTTAAAGCCTCCCGATAGACGAATGGTGCTAAGATTTCAAAGCTACCTTCTTGCCAACGGCATAGTCGCCACGATAAGATATTCAAAAGGCAAGGACATATCGGGTGCCTGCGGGCAGCTTGCTGCCAAGTCAGTTATGAAATGAATTAAATAAAACTGGAGGAGCGATGGACATTCAGATAGAAAAGCAAAATTCGGTTACTATCGTAGTAAGAGGGTATCTGGCTGCCGATGAGGTAAAGAACCGTCTTGAGCAAAAAGTAGCGGAACACGCGAAGAACTTATTCGTGCCAGGGTTCCGTCCGGGGCACGCGCCTAAAGGGCTTATTCTCGCTCGATACGGCGACGCTATAAAAGAACTGGTCAAAGAAGAAATACTTGAGGAGGTTCTTAAGGAAGCGCGGGAGAAAAACGAAGAACTAAAAGAGACACTAACTGTAAGCAAGCCGAAACATGAACCGCTTGAACCGGAAAAGGAATTTGTGGTCGAATACACTATCGAGGTCCCGCCAAAGGTAGAACTGAAACAATACAAGGGTTTCACATTGAAGCGTCCTAAAGTGGAAGTAACTGAGGATGAAGTAAACAGGGAAATACAGGATTTTTTGATAAGGAATGCCCAGTATGTCGAGGTTGAAAGACCTGTTGCCGAGAACGATTATGTTGAGGTTATGTTCACGCGAGAGGGAGATGAGGAACCTGTGCGTGCGCTTATTCCCCTTGATGACCCGGAATATGCCCAGATTTTCAAAGATTTCATAGGGAAAAAATTGGGCGATAAATTCAGTTTAACCCTCGATTTTCCCGATTCTTTTCCAGACAGGCGTTTCCGGGGAACGAAAGGCGAGTTTAACTTCGAGATAATAAAAATCTACGAGCAGAAAATTCCGGAACTGAACGCTGAGTTTTTCAAGAGGATGGGTAAGCCCGAGACTTACACTGAAGAGGAATTCCGAAAAGAGGTCGAGGAATACATTAAAGCACAAAAATCGAGAGCGTCGCAAGATGTGCTTTCCCAGCGCGCGATAGACGAGCTCGTTAAGGCAAACCCCGTGGAGATACCCGAAAACTATTTAATGCTAAGAGTTGACCAATACCTCGCCGAAAAGCTTGGCGGAACAAGAATAACAAAAGAGTCGCTTGATAAACTTCGCGAACAGGTTAAGGAATCGATGAAAAACCAGATAGCATTCGAGTTCATTGCTAAAGCTATAGCGGAGCAGGAAAAAATTGAGGTTACAGACAGCGAAGTAGAGGATGAGATACGGCGGTTGGCATACAGTCAGGGGATAGACCCCAACGCTGCGGTCGAGGTGTTTAAAAAAGACCAAAACAAGCTGGAAGAGGTGCGGGAATCAGTTTTGCGGAGAAAGGTTATTGAGCTCGTCCTTTCTACATGCAAAATAGAGGAGGAGAGCGAAGAGGAGGAAGCTGAAGGGGAAACCGAAGGCGAAAAGGAAAAATCCGAGCAAAAAGTCGCGAAGCCAGAGTCCTCCGCGAAGTCAACAGGTAAGAAAACGACAGCAAAAGGCACCGCCAAGAAAAGTGCGGAGGTGAAAAAAGATGACATGGAACCAGAAAAAGAAAAATAAGAACAACTCAAATATAGAGCCGGATTACTACATAGTTGAGTTCAAGAGCAGGAGGATAGATTACTATATAGATCGGAACCATCTTGGTCTGAAGCGTGGGGATTGGGTTCTTGTTCAAGCGGAACGGGGTCGTGATATGGGGGTGGTTTTCGCGCAAATAAGCAAAAAAGACTTCGAGGCACATTCCCAGCACAAATACGCACTTGAGATTCTTCGCCGCGCGCGAGACGACGAAATAGAAATAATGATGAAGCTTCGCGAGAGGGAGGAGTCAGTTCTCGAAACATGCGAGGAACTGGTTGGTTTCCGAGGATTGAAAATGAAGCTGGTTGACGCAGAATTCCAGTATGATGGCAAAAAACTGACAATTTATTTTACTGCTGAAGAACGCGTTGACTTCCGTGAACTCGTTAAAGACCTTGCTGCCATATACCGCACCCGCATAGAACTGCGACAGATTGGCGTGCGTGACGAAGCAAAAAAGCTCGGTGGAATAGGACCATGCGGAATGCCCCTTTGTTGTGCGACTTTCTTACGGCAGTTCGTGCCTATATCGACTCAAATGGCACGAGCACAAAATCTCGTGGTGAACCCGTCGAAAATATCGGGATTGTGCGAAAGGCTCATGTGCTGCCTCGCTTATGAGATGCCTTTCTACGAAGTTGTGCTTAAGGACTATCCCCATGTCGGTGACGAGGTGACCGCAAAAGACGGAAGAAAAGCCAAGGTAGTCGCTATAGATTATTTTAGAGGATTCGTGAATCTAATATTTGAGGGCGATGAAGAGCCGACCAAGCTCGGAATAATCGAATACAAAAAGCTTTTCAAGTCGGACAAAGAATTTCTTAAAAAGTGGCTTTCCAAAAGCAAAGCTGAAAGCGCAAAAACTGCTAATCAAGAAAAATAACCATGCCACTACCTGAATACTTCGTGGTGATAGCCGCTGCGGGCAAAAGCGAAAGGTTCGGCGGCAAAAACAAACTTCTTGTTGGAGTTCTTGGGAAACCTCTCCTATCCTATACGATAGAAAGAGTCAGGAAAAGCTCTGCCAAAGGGTTCGTGCTCGTTTCAAACAGTGATTTTGAGGATGAATACAAATCAATTGCCGCTCGATATGGCGGCGAGAAATTCATAAAAGCTGTTACTGGTGGGGCGACGCGCAGAATGTCGGTGATTAATGGACTTGAAGCATTGGCAGGATTTGCCTCTGGCGATTCGATAGTTCTCATTCACGATGGCGCAAGACCACTTTGCCCCCCGGAACTTTTTGACCTTTGCGCGGAAAAAGCGCAACAAAGCGACGCAGCAGTGGTGGCGATACCCGTTGCGGATACGCTGAAGGCGGTGGACAATGGCAAGATAGTATCCACGGTGGAACGAAGCAACCTCTGGCGTGCGCAAACTCCTCAAGGTTTCAAGCTTGATGTGATACTTAAGGCGCTAAAACAGGCTCCCCAAAGCATTACCGATGATTCGCAGGCTGTTGAAGCGATGGGCATAAAACCTGTCATCGTGCGTGGAACAGCGCAAAACATTAAAATAACATATCCCGAGGATATAAAAATTTTTGAGGCGTTATTGCGACTATTGACTTAATTTTTTCAGTTTTATCGCGCTAAGCGGACATGCCTTAACGCAATCGCCGCAGCCTGTGCATTTTTCAGGATCAACAACGGCTTTTCCATCGATAACTTTTACGGCGCCATACTTACAAGTGTTCTCGCAAATTTTGCAACCGATGCATTTATCCCTATCAACAACCGCTATGAGCTTTGTCACCGGCTTTTTAGTCGGCTTTTTCTCTATTGGCTTTTCAATTTTTGCGGAATCGGTCTTTGCAGCAAGAGAATCCGTTGTTTTCAAAGTGTCCTTTTTCACCTTGACATCAGTTTTCTCTGCGATTGCGGAGTCAGGGTAAGTCTTCGCTACGGACACCGAAGTATCCTTTTCCGCGGTTTTCTCTCTCAAACTATCATATTTTGCAGAATCAACGGATGCATTCTTTGCTGCGGTCGTGTCATCCTCAGCTGAGGAGTCTACAACTGCCACTATAGCTCCCGTAGGACACGCTTTTATACATATTCCACATCCTGTGCATTTCTCTGGGTCTATAACCGCCTTCCCGTTAACTATGCTTATCGCTCCTACAGGGCACTCAAGCACACATATTCTGCAACCGATGCATTTTTCCGCCACTACCTTATACTTTGTTACCGTCGATGCGAAAAGCGTTGCTAAAATGCCAGCGAGGACCACTAATATTATTAATTTCGATTTCATTTCCTACTACGCGAGAATCGACTCAAATACTTCTTCACATCAATGCGCAGAACGACAAACACCACCAGCGCGTATATAAGTAGGAACAAAGCCACAACCTGCAAGCGATATTTCTTTTTGTAGAAAACACCCCCTGACGGGACATCTGGTATGGGTTGGGGCGCTATTGGTAAGCCATATTTCCGCGCTAATTCCGTCACAGATGTTAAGTTTATGATGGGAACCCCTGACAATCCGAAAATTATCATCGCTCCGCGAATAGGATAGTTAAATCTCGGGAGCCTCTTTATTACGCCGGGTTTAAGCACAGAAAGATTGTGAGCTGAACCTATGGAAGCAAGTCCACCACCAACATTTATGTAAGCCTTGTATTTTTTGTCCTTCGGGATTTTTTCCATATATATCTCGACCCTTTTCCTTATCGCATCAATAAGCGTTGGTTCCTCGATAAGGGTTACGCCATTTCTTTTTATTATTTCTCTGCAAATTTCTCGTCCTTTTGGGGAGAGGTTTGCGCCACGGTCTCCTCTGCCGCCTATAGATGCTGCCGTGCTCCTGTATTTGAAAATTCCTCTCTCAAAAAGAATCCTTTCCATGTCAAGCCACGAGAACTCAGGGTTTGTCGCGCCCCACATCGACGCTCCGACTGACGATATTATTACTGGTATCGCCCCTATTGTTTGAACGGCCGCAAGCACCGCTATGTTAAGCCCTGGCATAGAGCCGGTGTACGATATCGCCACATAGTCCCCCTTTTTAACGCCAGCAGTTTTGAGCATGTCCACAACCACCGCTGCCCAATTGGGATTGGTAGTGGTAAGCTTCGCCTCAAGAACCCCCTGGTCTGTTGTTATAAGAGTGAATTGTGAACCGATAAGACCTGTCGCGTTTGGGTCGGCGATAGTGTCAACGGGAATGTGGGATGAGGAGATGTATGTCCATAATGTTTTCTGTGCGCGCTCAGCCAGCTTTGATGCTTCAAGCTTCTCGTCAAACCAGCGAGCTCTGACGGTGTGAAAGGAAAGCTCAATAACGGTAATAAATAGAAGCCCCAGAAGAGCTAAAATAACGAAAGTAAGTCTGCTTACTCTTGTAGTTCTCCAGAACATTTCAGAACCATGTTATTTCTATGGGCGCGCCGCCCAGTATGAGTATTAATATCATCCTTGCAAGAATGCTGGCTATAACGAGCGTTGATATGGTTTCCACAACACCTTGTCTCTCCATCCAGTATGCGAGCAACCCGGGGATTATGTATCCTATGGGGTCAAGAGGCATTAACGCCGGGATAACTCCTGTGGTCCCCAGTCCTCTTATCGCGGAGCCGATGAGGAAACCAAGCAAAATCGTTAATACTAATCGCCTTCTTCCGTAAACGAGGGCATAGTTTGATATTAATCGAATAAGTGCCACCACGACAAGAGCCGCCAGAACGGTGCCAACAATCTGAAGCGGACGATTCCAGAAAAGCGCCAC harbors:
- the rplS gene encoding 50S ribosomal protein L19 yields the protein MSDQLIRKVEKMYMRDDLPDFKPGDTVKVYYKIVEGDKVRVQFFQGIVIAKDGSGTNQTFTVRKIASGGIGVEQIFPLHSPSITNIEVVRRGKVRRAKLYYLREKVGKAAKVKELRVTKKDKEKNKQAQPEQS
- a CDS encoding DUF2089 domain-containing protein, giving the protein MSKELKNCPICGSKLMVTEYQCPSCGTKISGEFYPEESAIKLSDEQMEILKIFVASYGNIGEVARYLGVSRPTAKARIRQIGEALGAEPYEVERVSIKDVLDALERGEISVDEAVDRIKGSG
- a CDS encoding 2-C-methyl-D-erythritol 2,4-cyclodiphosphate synthase codes for the protein MRAGIGFDIHRLVEGRKLILGGIEVPYHKGLLGHSDGDVVIHAIIDAVLGAAALGDIGTHFPDTSDEFEGISSIKLLRSTIRMLEDKGLGVKNVDVTVIAEEPKLLPYIPDMREVLAKELGIEKDRVSIKAKTSEGLGVIGERNAIACLAIALVS
- the rlmN gene encoding 23S rRNA (adenine(2503)-C(2))-methyltransferase RlmN is translated as MATNEKKELFGIPPDELGHFFESIGEKRFRAKQICKWIYSHDVFDPMAMTDLPMALRDWLSENAKFTLPEVVELAKSEDGAVKFLLKLSDGELVETVYIPNPEQKRHTVCISSQIGCKFGCRFCATGMMGFRRNLSSTEIVGQLYIARNYIRDTGNQLTNVVFMGMGEPLDNLDEVLRAIKVMLSDVGFGLGHRRVLISTIGIPDGIEKIIESGLKPKLAISLNAPDDQLRAKLMPATKKYPISSWLPLVPKYAEYSRRWVTFEYVMFDGINDSLVHANELVKLIKGLPAKVNLIPYNEVDGVDLKPPDRRMVLRFQSYLLANGIVATIRYSKGKDISGACGQLAAKSVMK
- the tig gene encoding trigger factor, encoding MDIQIEKQNSVTIVVRGYLAADEVKNRLEQKVAEHAKNLFVPGFRPGHAPKGLILARYGDAIKELVKEEILEEVLKEAREKNEELKETLTVSKPKHEPLEPEKEFVVEYTIEVPPKVELKQYKGFTLKRPKVEVTEDEVNREIQDFLIRNAQYVEVERPVAENDYVEVMFTREGDEEPVRALIPLDDPEYAQIFKDFIGKKLGDKFSLTLDFPDSFPDRRFRGTKGEFNFEIIKIYEQKIPELNAEFFKRMGKPETYTEEEFRKEVEEYIKAQKSRASQDVLSQRAIDELVKANPVEIPENYLMLRVDQYLAEKLGGTRITKESLDKLREQVKESMKNQIAFEFIAKAIAEQEKIEVTDSEVEDEIRRLAYSQGIDPNAAVEVFKKDQNKLEEVRESVLRRKVIELVLSTCKIEEESEEEEAEGETEGEKEKSEQKVAKPESSAKSTGKKTTAKGTAKKSAEVKKDDMEPEKEK
- a CDS encoding stage 0 sporulation protein encodes the protein MTWNQKKKNKNNSNIEPDYYIVEFKSRRIDYYIDRNHLGLKRGDWVLVQAERGRDMGVVFAQISKKDFEAHSQHKYALEILRRARDDEIEIMMKLREREESVLETCEELVGFRGLKMKLVDAEFQYDGKKLTIYFTAEERVDFRELVKDLAAIYRTRIELRQIGVRDEAKKLGGIGPCGMPLCCATFLRQFVPISTQMARAQNLVVNPSKISGLCERLMCCLAYEMPFYEVVLKDYPHVGDEVTAKDGRKAKVVAIDYFRGFVNLIFEGDEEPTKLGIIEYKKLFKSDKEFLKKWLSKSKAESAKTANQEK
- the ispD gene encoding 2-C-methyl-D-erythritol 4-phosphate cytidylyltransferase, whose amino-acid sequence is MPLPEYFVVIAAAGKSERFGGKNKLLVGVLGKPLLSYTIERVRKSSAKGFVLVSNSDFEDEYKSIAARYGGEKFIKAVTGGATRRMSVINGLEALAGFASGDSIVLIHDGARPLCPPELFDLCAEKAQQSDAAVVAIPVADTLKAVDNGKIVSTVERSNLWRAQTPQGFKLDVILKALKQAPQSITDDSQAVEAMGIKPVIVRGTAQNIKITYPEDIKIFEALLRLLT
- a CDS encoding 4Fe-4S binding protein, with the protein product MKSKLIILVVLAGILATLFASTVTKYKVVAEKCIGCRICVLECPVGAISIVNGKAVIDPEKCTGCGICIKACPTGAIVAVVDSSAEDDTTAAKNASVDSAKYDSLREKTAEKDTSVSVAKTYPDSAIAEKTDVKVKKDTLKTTDSLAAKTDSAKIEKPIEKKPTKKPVTKLIAVVDRDKCIGCKICENTCKYGAVKVIDGKAVVDPEKCTGCGDCVKACPLSAIKLKKLSQ
- the pgsW gene encoding poly-gamma-glutamate system protein; this encodes MFWRTTRVSRLTFVILALLGLLFITVIELSFHTVRARWFDEKLEASKLAERAQKTLWTYISSSHIPVDTIADPNATGLIGSQFTLITTDQGVLEAKLTTTNPNWAAVVVDMLKTAGVKKGDYVAISYTGSMPGLNIAVLAAVQTIGAIPVIISSVGASMWGATNPEFSWLDMERILFERGIFKYRSTAASIGGRGDRGANLSPKGREICREIIKRNGVTLIEEPTLIDAIRKRVEIYMEKIPKDKKYKAYINVGGGLASIGSAHNLSVLKPGVIKRLPRFNYPIRGAMIIFGLSGVPIINLTSVTELARKYGLPIAPQPIPDVPSGGVFYKKKYRLQVVALFLLIYALVVFVVLRIDVKKYLSRFSRSRK
- the pgsC gene encoding poly-gamma-glutamate biosynthesis protein PgsC — its product is MLWLSIGIGLLISLLFAEFLGLAAGGLVVPGYVALFWNRPLQIVGTVLAALVVVALIRLISNYALVYGRRRLVLTILLGFLIGSAIRGLGTTGVIPALMPLDPIGYIIPGLLAYWMERQGVVETISTLVIASILARMILILILGGAPIEITWF